GCGCCAAAATCGACCAAAAAAGGCGTCATTCAAATTACCGTACCCACACAATTCCCAGCCGGGCCGCTAGCCCTCAGGATCGGAGTGGCCACGGATGCCTGGCCGATCAGCGGCGTCAGCTCAGATTTTGTCGTTCAAGTGGATGAAAAACCAACGGCGCAGGTATCTGTCCTGGCGACTCTTGTTGACGATAAAAACGGGCACATAAGTAGCGTCCTAGAACCAAGAGAAGCTGCCAGAATTCGCCTTGACGTCCGCAACGAGGGCGCCATCGATGCGGCAAATCTAAACGTGAAATTGGTCAACCTATCAGGCTACCAATTAAGCCTTATTAACGATTCCGTTGAAATTGAGGAGCTTGCTTCGGGCGAGGAAAAACACGTTTACTTCAACGTCCGCGCGGGAAAGACGATGTATACATCCGAGCTTAGCTTTGGTGTTTCCATCGAAAGTTTAGATTTAGGCGCACCATTCAGGCAGAGATTTGCGGTCAAAAGTTTACCTAGCTCAGAGGTTTCAGCAAAACCGGTTCGTGTCTTGAGTCATTAGAGAGATCATTTTATGACGAAAAAAATCCGCGTTGGCATCGTCTATGGGGGGTCCTTCGAACCTCGCTTCCTCAGCATTTTTGAGCCGCTCAAAGACGCTTTTGACACCTGCATCTACGCTCATCATAGTGAGAGGCTTATTACCCTGCACAGTACGGGGATGCGCCTTAGACTATTTGAAAACATAACAGAAATGCCAGGGTTCATGCGCGGCCTTGAGGAAGAGCTCAGTCACATGGACATGATCATTGGCGTGGAAACTTCACGCCTAGCAACCTTTCAGGCACTACGAGCAGCGCGCAGATACGGCGTCCCGCTGGCTGTGGTAGTCAATGAATATACTCCCTATCTTTACGAGCAATACGCAAACCTCAAAGCCATCAAATTTGACGTTACGGGTAAGGCATGTCACTTCTGGGCCACAACACAAATGGCACGAAGTACGCTACTGCTTGAACATGTAGCTCCGGAAAAAGTAACGGTGCTTCCACCAGTCATTGACACCCATAAATTCAGATTTTCTGTGGATGGGCGGCGTAAGTTCCGCGATTACGTCGGACTGAAAGCTGATGATGTGGTCATGCTACTGCAGCACGACCTTGTGCCTGAATGCCAAGGTGAACAGCTCATCAAAGCGCTCCACCTACTTCAGGGTCAAATCGGCGGGATAGCCTCACGATTGAAACTGATTTTTGTTGGCCAAGGGAGCGCCGCTATGGACTACAAATATCTGGCGCACGATCTAGGTTTAGGCAAACAGGTGTTTTTCCTCCACCAGGATCCGGAACCTTTCCTGCTAGACCTGTACTCAGCGGTCGACCTGATGTTCCATCCTAAGGTCGCCGCTGATGACACGCGTCAGGACTTGCCGCTTGCTTTGCTCGAAGGTATGGCCGTTGGGATCATGCCACTTGTCGGGGCTGGTACAGTTGCTGCCGAGCTAGTTGCACCACAGGGGTTAAGCTATGCCGATCCATCTGGCCCTCTGATTGCGGCTCAAATTCAAGAACTTGTGGTAGAACCTAAACTACTCGCAGTAAGGCGCGCGCAACTCATTGAGCATGTGCGGGTGCGCCACCATTTACAGACCGTCGGTCCACGTTTTATCACCGAAATAGAGGAAATCATCGCCACTTATGGCCGCCAACCGACCGACGCTAGATCGCCACAATCTCTGGTCGCAGCCATTGAAATGCTGATCAAGAGAGGAGCGCTGATCGAGGCCTTTGTTCAAATAGAAGAGGCACTCCTACTTGATGTTGTGACACCTCATGAACGTGCTGAAATCTTTAGATTACGCGGAGATGCTCACGTTGCAGCGCGCGATTACGACCGAGCATTGGAATCGTTTCAAGAAGGACTTCTACTGAACGATCACAACTTTCTCTGTCTCCGCGGCATGGCTCAAACTTATTGGCAGACCCATGACAACGAGGCTGCCTTAACGCATTTCCGCCGCGCACTCACTCACAAAGAGGGTGATGCCGATACCATGTTAGGCATCGCTATGGTCTTCAGGCGTCTTGGTCTTCTTGATGAGGCTGTGGTTTGGTTGGAAAAATGCGTCGTACGCCATCAGATACCCGCAGCCATCATCGCCCTGGCGCAGACATGCGGTCAACTTGCCAGGCAATCTACGGCCATTGCGGTGCTAAATCGCGCTCTAGAGGTCATTGGTGAACACCAGACCCTAATGATGGCTCTAGGCCAAGCCTATCTCAGCGCCGGCAAGCACGATGAGGGTCAAGAGTTGCTCCGTCGCGCTCTGGCCAGTGCCTAATGCCACGATTGTCTCAGCCGCCGAAATCAGTTTTTGCGTAGCATCGGATCTTCGCGCCGGGCCCGACAAGTCGCCCGCCAGACAAATCCTAAAATATTATTATCATTATTTATTGTATGCGTCGTCGCAATTTTTTCTAAAGCTTTTTGGCAAGGTCTCCGAAGCCTTTTTGTCTAAAGCGCAAGGGCCATGGAAAGCGCAGACAAAATCGGAAACCTACCCCATGCAAGAATTCATGCACAGCACGACTCAAATGAAGACAAGGACGGAAGTTAGCCTTAGTGGACACTCTTCCTACTTGTGGTTTGGGCAGGCCGGCATAGTTCTCATGTCCGGATAGACCAACCCCAGTTCCGCAGTAGACAGGTTGCCGTCCGCGGTAACCCCTGCACCCCGCGCCGGGATCTTCAACGGATCCTGGCGCCCTCCTTTTTTTGGCAGTTACGCTTGACCGTCGCACGGGCTACCCGTAGCCTTTGAAGCATTAGCCACTTTTTACCAGCACGAGAGAGTTGCGATGCAGCCTAGCTTTCTTCAGATTGTCCTTCTAGCTGTAGTACAGGGTCTGGCCGAGCTACTTCCAGTGTCCAGTTCGGCGCACGTGATCGTTGCCGAAAAACTCATGGGATTAGACCCAAGCGCCCCAGCTATGACCTTCCTTTTGGTTATGCTGCACACGGGAACAATGTTCGCCGTCATTTTATTTTTCTGGCCGAAATGGCGCGCACTTTGGCAGGCTGGGCTAAAAACTAGCCTTGATTACCTGCGCTACATCGTCATTGCGACGGGCTTTACCGGAGTCATTGGACTCGGGTTAAAGTTCGTGATTGAAAAAATTATACTCAGTGCTCAGCCAGATGCCGAAATTGAGCATCTCTTTAAAAACCTGCCTCTCATCGCTTGCAGCCTTACCGCTGCTGCATTGATAATCATCATCGCCGGTTTTGCGATTAGGCGACCGAGCATGGCAAACGTCACCCCGCGACCACTATCAGATCGGAGTGCAGCCGTCATCGGCATCGTCCAAGGTCTGTGCTTGCCTTTTCGCGGATTCTCGCGCTCAGGTGCCACTATTTCTGCCGGACTATTGCAACGACTGGCACGCGATCAGGCCGAAACGTTTAGCTTTGCCCTGGCAGTGGTGTTAACGCCACCGGTACTCGCTCTGCAAATTCACCGCCTGCTCAAAGCCAATGCAGCTACCGGTGTCGTCCAAGTAGACTTCAGTTTATTCACTCCAGGGATCACCGGTATGTTCTTCAGCTTCCTGGCTGGACTAGCTGCACTGCGTTGGTTATCAAGCTGGCTTGAGCATGGTCGCTGGCATCTATTCGGCTTTTACTGCCTCGCAGCATCTCTCGGAGTCTGGTCGGTACACTGGTTTATGCCATCGTAAAGATCGTGACTAGTGACAATCAGGCAGTGGCAGCCTTAGCGGCGGGTCCCTCAGACACAATACTGCCAATCGATGCCGCTATGATCAGACCAATCGATAGCCATTGTTGCCAGTGCAGATCCTCGTGCAACATGAAGTGGCCGAGAATTGCAGCAAACGCGGGCTCAAAACTCATCATCACACCAAAAGTCTTGGCCGGCAGGCGCGTCATGGCCATCATTTCGAGCGAATAGGGTAACGCGCTCGACAGCACCGCGACCAGTGGTGCATAGAGCCAAATCGTTTTGTTGCCTAAATCAGTGCCAGCGTGGTGAATACCGAATGGGATGATCACGAGAGCCGCAATGACAAGACCCAGGGCTGAAGCGCGTCCATCCGATAAGTGCTTACCTGCACGTTGCCCGAAGAAAATATAGAGAGCCCAGCACATGGCCGCGAGCAGGGCAAAGGTGACACCTTTCAGATCTAAGTGCTGATGGGGGCCTAAATCACCATTAGCCGAGAGTAGTAAGAAGATGCCAACGGCAGCGAGTCCTACCCATAGCAAATCCGTCAACCGATGAGACGAGCAGACGGCCACACCGAGTGGTCCCAGGAATTGCAGGGCCACACTGACGCCTAGTGGAATCCGCGCCAGCGAGAGGTAGAAGAAAAGACTCATCGCCCCTAGGGCACCGCCGTAGAGAGCCAACTCAGAAACAGCGACGCGTGTCAGGGGTCCGCCCTTCCACGGTTGGCGCACGGTGATAAGCAGCAGTGCGGCCAAAGTGCTACGCACCATAGCGGTACCGGCTACACCGACTAGCGGAAAGAGATTCTTAGCCAAGGCTGCTCCGAATTGAATGGAGGCCATCGACATTAGAATCATCGCTATGGCGAGGAGCCGGAAGTTCACGTGATTCCCCTAGTGTGAGGGATGGGTCTGACTGTTCAGAATATTACGCAGGATCGGCCACTGCAGTTAAATATTGCAGCGGCAGTAAGTTAAACTCTATAGGGCCCAGTGACAAGCCTGAGATTAGTTGGTGCCACCGAGAGCGGCGTGGTCACTCTTGAGGCTCGCATCCGAATACTGCGAAGCGCTGAAGGCCGACATGCTGCCGCGCCCCTGGCGTACCGCACTACGGTACTCCTGGAGCGACTTGTTCCGAATGCCGATCCGGCCGTTACCGTCGTGCCCATGACAGCCAGCACAGCTGCTAGCGTACTCGCTCGAGAGTGACTTGGTCGCCGCCACTGTGGCCGGTGCTTCTCCGATGTCGCTCACAGGCGGCGTCGGCGATGTTGCATCCGGTGCATTGACAGGCGGCCGCGTCGGCTTATTGGTGTTGCCGTTATTGCTGATCTTCTTGGTCTTTTTGTTGGGGGTCGCCGTCGGCGTGGGGGTCGGTGCGGGCGCCGGACTACTAGAATTGGCGCGGCCGCATGCGGCCAGAGCGATCACTAAAAAGGCCGCTGCTATCTGTAGCTTAGTCGGGGTGGGGCGCATCATGGCTTGGTTCCCTATCATTATTGGATTTTGTTATGATTATTAATCTGGCAGATAAAATAAATATATATTAACTAGATATATTAATTAAATATAAATGTAAATAATTAATTTTAATTACTGAAGGCACGGGTATTTTAAAGGCCATGAGCCGCCCCATGGCCGATGCTAAACCTTAAAAATTGGGCTGTTATAGGTGGCACATTGCGCTATGGTAACTGCCTATTAGGTTCCAGAACGGTTGCAGTGAAGGAAGCAGATCAAATGACCGTAGGGCGGGCTCGACCCAAACTCTACATCTTATGGATCGCGTGGCGAAACCTCGTTGTCAAAGGGAGACGAGGAGGCCTTTCGGTTATGACCACGGTATCGATTGCCGGTATTGCCATCGGCGTGGCGGCGCTCATCATCGTACTCTCGGTGATGGGGGGCTTTGAGCAAGATCTGCGCGGTAAGATGCTACGCGGTCAACCGAACCTAGAAATACTAAACCGTAATGCTGTCGCTGGTTTTGGTCTTAAGAACCATCCCGTAGCTACGTTCGAAAAGCTGATACCAGAAGCCACGGCCATCGAACCTTACACCGAGGCCGACGTCGTCCTGAAACAGCGCTCGCATTTGACCTCAGCAACGCTATTTGGCGTCGATCCACAGCGGCAAGGTCACCTATGGGGCTTTGGCAATTCTGTGGTCGAAGGCGATATGAAAGACATCGGCTCTCTGCAAGCTGTAGGTGGCATGACTGGGGCTAAACAGGTTCCCGGCATCATGCTGGGCCAGCAGCTCGCGGATCAGCTAGGAGCCGACATTGGTGACGAAATTGTGGTGCTCTCTCCCCAGAGCAACGTCGGTACTGCCCTAGCTGGAGGCACTGTGTCTCGCAGCTACGTCGTAGTCGGTAAATTTCGTACCGGGCTTTTCAATTATGATGCGCGGTGGGCCGTCGTGAGTTTGGCTGAGGGTCGTAAATTCATGGCTGATTACGACGAATCACTCGATCAGGACGAATACGTATCCGGCATCGCGGTTAATATTAAAGATCCGCTCGCCGTGCAAAAGACCGTCCATCGCCTTTTCGGTCACGAAGAGGTTGCCGGTACCTTACCAAAGGACTGCGGCGACCTAATACCCTTGACCTGGGAAAAGGCGAATTCGTCGCTGCTGTTTGCACTGAAGTTGGAAAAGTTTGCTATGGGGTCCATCCTCATGCTGATCGTGATCGTCGCTGCTTTTTCCATCAGCGGCACCATGATGATGACCGTGTTTCATAAACGGGGCCAAGTCAGTTTGCTAAGATCTTTGGGTATGAACCGCGGCGACATCACACGCCTCTACATGACCCATGGATTTACCATCGGCACCGTGGGTATACTGCTCGGCCTAGTGATAGGGATAGCCGTATGCGCGCTGATCAAAAGCTTTGCGTTGATACCGTTGCCAGCGGGCGTCTATCATCTCAGATCGCTACCGTGTCGATGGTTGTGGCTTGATTATGGAGTTATCTGTTTGTGCGCATGGGGTTTCAGCCTGCTGGCGTCGACTTATCCAGCGTTAACAGCTGCAAGGCAGGATCCCGGTCAGGGTTTACGTTATCTCTGATCACGACTGAGGTGTTATTTGTCTGAACAACATCAGAATATAGAGCACGGCGCGGCCAACGTTGGTAATTACAGCGTCGAGCTGCGCGACGTGCGTAAAGTTTACAAAATTGGTAACGAGCAAGTTGAGGCTCTGCGTGGGGTCGATCTGCGCATACCCCACGGCAGCGTCGTGGCTGTCATCGGCAAATCAGGAGCTGGCAAAAGTACGCTGCTCCATATCATTGGCACTCTGGACAGACCGACTTCCGGTCAGGTGATCCTCAACGGGACCGATGTATCAGGCATGAGCGATCAGGCCGCTTCCGAGTTTCGTAATGGCTCGGTGGGATTTGTCTTTCAGATGAACAATCTGCTGGCAGAGTTTTCTGCCCTTGAAAACGTCATGCTCCCTGGACTCATCGCCGGTGCTCCAAAACCAGCCGTGGCCGAGCGAGCTGCGAAGCTTTTGACCGCAGTCGGCCTCGGTGCAAGGCTACAGCATCGCCCGGGTGAATTGTCTGGTGGTGAGCAGCAACGCGTAGCGATTGCGAGAGCTTTGATCATGGCTCCCCCTATTCTTTTAGCTGACGAGCCCACGGGCAACTTGGATCAAAAGACCAGTCGTGAGATTCAAGAGCTGCTAATTAATGTTTGTGTAGCCAATAAGGTGACCATGATCCTAGTGACTCATGATTTGGATCTGGCGAGGCGCCTCCCAGCTCAAGTTGTCATGGAAGACGGACGTGTGGTTGAGGGAGGTGGTTACTCGTGAGATGTAATCATCAAGCAATGTATTGTTTACATACACTGGCGGCCTTGGCGTTTTGTGGGACAGTCCTGACACTCACTGGAGCATCGACCACTGCCCCGGCACAGGTTTTAGCAAGCGATGCACGGCCCACCGCCGTCGCCAACGGCCCGATCATCGAGGACGTCCAGATCAAGGGGAATGCCAAGGTCGAGAGCGACGCTGTTATTGGCCTGCTCAAGACGCACAAGGGGGCTGCCCTGAATCGTCAGACGGTGCAGGCAGACATTCGCACCTTATTTGACCTCGGTTACTTTTCCAGTGTGCGCTTTCTGCAAAAGCCAGGTAGCAGCGGTGGCATTATCCTTGTCATCGACGTCAAGGAAAAGCCCGCAATCACAAGTATATCTTACGAGGGCAACAAAGAGGTTTCCGACGACAACATCAAAGATAAGCTCGAAACCAAGCTATACACCATCGTCAATGAGGCAACGATCACCGCTGACGTCAGGATGATTGAGAAGCAGTACGCAGAAAAGGGCTACTACCTTGCGCGCGTCACCTACACTCTGGACCCTAAAGGGACCAACGACGTGGGGCTTACCTTTCACGTCGACGAGGGTGGCAAGCTACTTGTCGGCAGTGTGGAAATTCTCGGCGCTCATTACTTTTCCGTCAATGAACTGATTAGCGGCACTCCTGGCATGGCCTCACGTCCATATACCCGCGCTTCGGCATTGGGCTCTTCGTCCCTCTATCAAGAGGAGATGGTCAAGCGTGACCTAGAGTATCTCGCATACATCTATCGTGATCAGGGTTTTGCCGAGGTAAAAACGTCTAAGCCCTTCCAATTCCTCGATGCCGATCGCGATTTCGTCCGCCTGACCTTTCAGGTTGAAGAGGGACTGCAATATAGTGTTGGTTCGATCGACGTCAGCGGCGATTTGCTATTTACCAAAGATGAGCTGACCGCGGCGATGAAACTCCACCCAGGGGAGTTATTTCGGTATTCTAAGTTTGCTAAAGACATCGAGACGCTGAGCGATAAGTACGGCGACCTTGGATATGCCTATGCTGACGTCAACCCACGCACGACCTTTGATCGCGATAAGCGTCTGGTACACCTTAATTACGAAATCTCCAAAGGTGAGAAGATTTACTTTGGCAAGATGACGATTACGGGCAATACGAAGACGCGCGATAACGTGATCAGACGTGAGCTTAAAGTCGCTGATAGCGAGCTCTACAGTGGCACTAAACTCAACACCTCGCGTGCCAATGTCAGTCGTTTAGGTTTTTTTGAAGAAGTACAGGTCATCAAAGAGCGAGACGAGGAGCAGCAAAATCTCCTCAACCTAAAAATTAAAGTCAAAGAGAAACCCACGGGTCAATTGCAAGCCGCTGTCGGCTACACGCCGAACTCATCAACCGGCCAGGTTGGATCGCAGTTGTTCGGCCAGGGGCGCTATGACGAAAAAAATCAGTCCGGTAAGGGCTGGGCGACGAATGCCACTGGCAAGTGGAACGGGCAGGATAACTACTCGCTTGATCTTGGGTTCTCCGACCCATACGTCAACGATAGTGTGTGGAGTGCTGGTACCAACCTCTTCTTCAGCAACTCACAGGTAAGGTACCTAGACGAAAGCCAGGTCAAGGAGCGGCGCGTCGGCGGCGCGGTATTTGTCGGCAGGCAAATCTTTGAGCTGGTGCGGGCCCGCGCTACTTATAAATTGCAAAAAATCACGCGTGATCAGCAAGACAGCTATGTGTTGCCGGCCTTCCTCCAACAAGGCGTGGTATCGAGCATGATCTTCAGCTTGCTGCGCCTAGATGTGGACAACTATTTAGACCCAACCTCCGGATCAGACGTGTCGCTCAGCCAAAATTTCACCGGCGGTCCCCTGCTGCGCGGTGATTGGAGCTACATGGAGTCCTCGGCAGATGCCACGGCCTATCTCCCGGTTGATTTTACCGACAGCTACCGGACCTACTTTAAACTCCATGGACTTGTGTCCTATATCTACCCTCTCCTTGGGGCACCCGTCCCATTTGCAGATCGCTACCGTCTTGGTGGATTTAACGATATGCGGGGATGGGATTACTTCGATATCGGCCCGAGGTTTTCGCTCCTCCAATCACCTGGTGGCAGCCGCACACTGATCAACAAGGGTGGCGACAAAAAGCTGGTCTTCCAGGCCGAGTACTTTATGCCGCTTATTCCAGAGGCTGGCATCAAGTCCCTAGTCTTCACCGACATCGGACGTGTTTATGACGACAGTGAACCGCTGAGTCTTAATGGCATGTACCAAGACGTCGGCTTTGGGTTCCGTTGGATCACACCGATTGCCCCCTTTCGGTTTGAATGGGCATATCCGATCCAAGATGGCAAACTGGGTGATATGCAAATCATCTTCTATATTGGATACTGATTCCTCGGGAGGATATTTATGAAGTTAAATAAAGCATTCAAGGCACTTGCAGGTAAAATGACGATTGGTATGGCAGTTGGTATGACGGTTGGCATGGCACTCAGCGGCCATGCGCTCCCTGCATTGGCCGACACTGGCAGCGTCAAGTTCGGCGTTGTCGACATGCAGCAGGTTATCCTCACCGTCGAAGAGGGCAAGACCGCCCGGGCCCAGCTTGAAGCCGAAATCAAGGCTAAAGAGAGCGAGCTCGGAAAACAAAAAG
The sequence above is drawn from the Deltaproteobacteria bacterium genome and encodes:
- a CDS encoding glycosyltransferase encodes the protein MTKKIRVGIVYGGSFEPRFLSIFEPLKDAFDTCIYAHHSERLITLHSTGMRLRLFENITEMPGFMRGLEEELSHMDMIIGVETSRLATFQALRAARRYGVPLAVVVNEYTPYLYEQYANLKAIKFDVTGKACHFWATTQMARSTLLLEHVAPEKVTVLPPVIDTHKFRFSVDGRRKFRDYVGLKADDVVMLLQHDLVPECQGEQLIKALHLLQGQIGGIASRLKLIFVGQGSAAMDYKYLAHDLGLGKQVFFLHQDPEPFLLDLYSAVDLMFHPKVAADDTRQDLPLALLEGMAVGIMPLVGAGTVAAELVAPQGLSYADPSGPLIAAQIQELVVEPKLLAVRRAQLIEHVRVRHHLQTVGPRFITEIEEIIATYGRQPTDARSPQSLVAAIEMLIKRGALIEAFVQIEEALLLDVVTPHERAEIFRLRGDAHVAARDYDRALESFQEGLLLNDHNFLCLRGMAQTYWQTHDNEAALTHFRRALTHKEGDADTMLGIAMVFRRLGLLDEAVVWLEKCVVRHQIPAAIIALAQTCGQLARQSTAIAVLNRALEVIGEHQTLMMALGQAYLSAGKHDEGQELLRRALASA
- a CDS encoding undecaprenyl-diphosphate phosphatase; its protein translation is MQPSFLQIVLLAVVQGLAELLPVSSSAHVIVAEKLMGLDPSAPAMTFLLVMLHTGTMFAVILFFWPKWRALWQAGLKTSLDYLRYIVIATGFTGVIGLGLKFVIEKIILSAQPDAEIEHLFKNLPLIACSLTAAALIIIIAGFAIRRPSMANVTPRPLSDRSAAVIGIVQGLCLPFRGFSRSGATISAGLLQRLARDQAETFSFALAVVLTPPVLALQIHRLLKANAATGVVQVDFSLFTPGITGMFFSFLAGLAALRWLSSWLEHGRWHLFGFYCLAASLGVWSVHWFMPS
- a CDS encoding DMT family transporter produces the protein MILMSMASIQFGAALAKNLFPLVGVAGTAMVRSTLAALLLITVRQPWKGGPLTRVAVSELALYGGALGAMSLFFYLSLARIPLGVSVALQFLGPLGVAVCSSHRLTDLLWVGLAAVGIFLLLSANGDLGPHQHLDLKGVTFALLAAMCWALYIFFGQRAGKHLSDGRASALGLVIAALVIIPFGIHHAGTDLGNKTIWLYAPLVAVLSSALPYSLEMMAMTRLPAKTFGVMMSFEPAFAAILGHFMLHEDLHWQQWLSIGLIIAASIGSIVSEGPAAKAATA
- a CDS encoding cytochrome c, encoding MMRPTPTKLQIAAAFLVIALAACGRANSSSPAPAPTPTPTATPNKKTKKISNNGNTNKPTRPPVNAPDATSPTPPVSDIGEAPATVAATKSLSSEYASSCAGCHGHDGNGRIGIRNKSLQEYRSAVRQGRGSMSAFSASQYSDASLKSDHAALGGTN
- a CDS encoding ABC transporter permease, translating into MLNLKNWAVIGGTLRYGNCLLGSRTVAVKEADQMTVGRARPKLYILWIAWRNLVVKGRRGGLSVMTTVSIAGIAIGVAALIIVLSVMGGFEQDLRGKMLRGQPNLEILNRNAVAGFGLKNHPVATFEKLIPEATAIEPYTEADVVLKQRSHLTSATLFGVDPQRQGHLWGFGNSVVEGDMKDIGSLQAVGGMTGAKQVPGIMLGQQLADQLGADIGDEIVVLSPQSNVGTALAGGTVSRSYVVVGKFRTGLFNYDARWAVVSLAEGRKFMADYDESLDQDEYVSGIAVNIKDPLAVQKTVHRLFGHEEVAGTLPKDCGDLIPLTWEKANSSLLFALKLEKFAMGSILMLIVIVAAFSISGTMMMTVFHKRGQVSLLRSLGMNRGDITRLYMTHGFTIGTVGILLGLVIGIAVCALIKSFALIPLPAGVYHLRSLPCRWLWLDYGVICLCAWGFSLLASTYPALTAARQDPGQGLRYL
- a CDS encoding ABC transporter ATP-binding protein; its protein translation is MEHGAANVGNYSVELRDVRKVYKIGNEQVEALRGVDLRIPHGSVVAVIGKSGAGKSTLLHIIGTLDRPTSGQVILNGTDVSGMSDQAASEFRNGSVGFVFQMNNLLAEFSALENVMLPGLIAGAPKPAVAERAAKLLTAVGLGARLQHRPGELSGGEQQRVAIARALIMAPPILLADEPTGNLDQKTSREIQELLINVCVANKVTMILVTHDLDLARRLPAQVVMEDGRVVEGGGYS
- the bamA gene encoding outer membrane protein assembly factor BamA, with the protein product MRCNHQAMYCLHTLAALAFCGTVLTLTGASTTAPAQVLASDARPTAVANGPIIEDVQIKGNAKVESDAVIGLLKTHKGAALNRQTVQADIRTLFDLGYFSSVRFLQKPGSSGGIILVIDVKEKPAITSISYEGNKEVSDDNIKDKLETKLYTIVNEATITADVRMIEKQYAEKGYYLARVTYTLDPKGTNDVGLTFHVDEGGKLLVGSVEILGAHYFSVNELISGTPGMASRPYTRASALGSSSLYQEEMVKRDLEYLAYIYRDQGFAEVKTSKPFQFLDADRDFVRLTFQVEEGLQYSVGSIDVSGDLLFTKDELTAAMKLHPGELFRYSKFAKDIETLSDKYGDLGYAYADVNPRTTFDRDKRLVHLNYEISKGEKIYFGKMTITGNTKTRDNVIRRELKVADSELYSGTKLNTSRANVSRLGFFEEVQVIKERDEEQQNLLNLKIKVKEKPTGQLQAAVGYTPNSSTGQVGSQLFGQGRYDEKNQSGKGWATNATGKWNGQDNYSLDLGFSDPYVNDSVWSAGTNLFFSNSQVRYLDESQVKERRVGGAVFVGRQIFELVRARATYKLQKITRDQQDSYVLPAFLQQGVVSSMIFSLLRLDVDNYLDPTSGSDVSLSQNFTGGPLLRGDWSYMESSADATAYLPVDFTDSYRTYFKLHGLVSYIYPLLGAPVPFADRYRLGGFNDMRGWDYFDIGPRFSLLQSPGGSRTLINKGGDKKLVFQAEYFMPLIPEAGIKSLVFTDIGRVYDDSEPLSLNGMYQDVGFGFRWITPIAPFRFEWAYPIQDGKLGDMQIIFYIGY